One genomic segment of Plasmodium vivax chromosome 9, whole genome shotgun sequence includes these proteins:
- a CDS encoding SAM domain-containing protein (encoded by transcript PVX_091015A): protein MGNSPDSKPIRGRDFRGYRYIGELNDEREPNGKGLILHNSGEAFYGSFSNGKKNGIGIYINNKLTKYICNWVNDTVDGELKVKPFHAEKVFSFFYSNGVIHSCRVYRGGPKSERGLDEEQSRGTPKGGGEPQSVNIRNKLDGEGVSFIPVSQPGYFFPAGRIHHGRTAGPGSDHREDAIESSHDEANIPADELNKKRIDEPLKGDDTWKDIFYTSSDSCSHLIGAHFIKMGGKKKCHRDARLGGTTRKDLSIVTHTLAKKEERKTKHMIKRLTKQNSNSLRIDKYESWSRREVAQWLSLCNTPIKWITSFYRNNITGDMLDRMNIEIFRNQLGILPYGHAIKLLQLIKNLRVMAYNKRFARCVNIQECEHFLRRRKKKKKKIRTRCAPRGKKMHRFHPPPSEIQPIKQSKHIQQIQPIQPIQSIQSIQPIQSIQPIQGKLPLGEPPTSRAPPEEEAAVLTEKMLRSGGALYQEEDPDSCTSTTSFNSTHTLKEEEVGEEGAQEGHHQKRQKWQHAEGSSAPNEPQEPLRPNDPHINTDRKKRKKKKKKKEQFIRSFHEKFSLINDFAHTFNGGSSRAYSGEGANRAAPGDPKDEAYGSCSLSSFSITSTSSQSSGPDLSSEDSGESNGTSVPTCEEKPKGGDNSIRASSAELEISAASTSSSSASATLDTSPHASTSSVSSSSYCSNRTDDAPFYGRSQIIKYPSNIYLNSNLAFSYLYSFIIPHEELTFLHLIRSHYEIRTCRGKLARKKRGQGLWQNRGQWQSLPPTNSEPKKPNPMRGDLQNGIVMRSRTFRGKYLGKDVAIKVLVGRVKDFSQIHKIFYKLHLLRHGNIALMMGVSIRYPFVFIIYEFLKNACLFSYLHCAGGYAKDLSGRQREGGVRTPLGSASSISRGGGISAHGSPGNSSTCDSSPGGTSPSDNPTFESHSGRISTRMRNKCNSFVLENDLFCGVCAEEGEEGKEAEEAEQHGGATSGESPPLPANKLNASVKSPPKEWNTHQGKSKAHIEKINKKRGKKKKKLHTKLFLQDQIQLHEPYAFPPFEKELSLYVKKQKKKKKKKILFSYPQTQLHLNLPESPLKEDRRLSVQRILKITTDVTLACSYLEKHLSHPMNLKPTNILLDEALNAKITDFGICEIEKCLDTHVDHSYVVYANGVTTFDAALADRKVHRMEFSRNAFNDVPLSDVPLSDVLRVYDDEDKLHLYSTERIVASPSSAYPSVSFWTPPEILRGQREKPFYADVYALGIVLWEMLTHSVPFNYPFKSHLVASVGYANEELTYDDIPEPIQGLIKSCVHRNMYKRPTFGHILAVLSRLYEKANTKCEDALMSFMDGT from the exons ATGGGGAACTCCCCGGACAGCAAGCCGATAAGGGGGCGAGATTTCCGCGGCTACCGCTACATCGGAGAGCTAAATGACGAAAGGGAACCAAACGGAAAGGGACTCATTCTACACAACTCGGGCGAAGCATTCTATGGCTCCTTCTCAAacggaaagaaaaatggcataggaatatacataaataacaaattaacaaaatatatttgcaacTGGGTTAATGATACAGTTGACGGGGAATTGAAAGTCAAGCCCTTCCATGCAGAGAAggtcttttcctttttctatTCCAATGGGGTTATTCACTCCTGCAGGGTTTATCGGGGCGGCCCCAAATCGGAGCGCGGTTTAGATGAAGAGCAAAGCAGAGGaactccaaaaggggggggtgaaCCCCAAAGTGTAAACATACGCAACAAACTTGATGGTGAAGGTGTCTCCTTCATACCGGTGAGCCAACcgggttatttttttccagctgGGAGGATCCATCATGGAAGAACTGCTGGTCCTGGTAGTGACCACCGCGAAGATGCCATAGAAAGCTCGCACGACGAAGCCAACATCCCAGCAGATGaactaaacaaaaaaagaattgacGAACCGTTAAAGGGAGATGACACCTGGAAGGACATATTCTACACGTCTTCCGATTCGTGTAGTCATCTTATCGGTGCCCATTTTATAaagatggggggaaaaaaaaaatgccacagAGATGCCCGTCTGGGTGGCACCACTCGAAAGGACCTATCGATTGTCACCCATACgttagcaaaaaaggaggaaagaaaaacaaagcatATGATCAAAAGATTAACGAAACAGAATAGCAACAGTCTTAGGATAGACAAATACGAGTCCTGGTCCAGGAGGGAAGTCGCTCAATGGCTCTCTCTGTGCAATACCCCCATCAAATGGATCACTTCATTTTACAGAAATAACATCACGGGGGATATGCTTGACCGGATGAACATAGAAATTTTTAGGAACCAGCTGGGCATACTCCCCTACGGACATGCAATAAAACTGCTGCAGTTAATTAAAAACCTTCGAGTAATGGCCTACAACAAGAGGTTCGCCCGCTGCGTCAACATACAGGAGTGCGAGCATTTCctgaggagaaggaaaaaaaaaaaaaaaaaaatacgcacaAGGTGTGCCCCCAGAGGGAAGAAGATGCACAGGTTTCACCCCCCGCCGAGTGAGATTCAACCGATCAAACAGAGCAAACATATTCAACAAATTCAACCGATTCAACCGATTCAATCGATTCAATCGATTCAACCGATTCAATCGATTCAACCGATTCAAGGGAAGCTCCCCCTTGGGGAACCCCCCACCAGCAGGGCCCCCCCTGAAGAGGAGGCAGCCGTGCTCACCGAAAAAATGCTGCGCAGTGGAGGTGCACTATACCAAGAGGAGGACCCCGACTCGTGCACGTCGACCACGTCCTTCAATTCGACCCACACtttgaaggaggaggaagtaGGAGAAGAGGGCGCACAGGAGGGGCATCATCAGAAGCGGCAGAAATGGCAGCATGCGGAGGGAAGCAGCGCCCCGAACGAACCGCAGGAACCTCTAAGACCAAACGACCCGCATATAAACACCGATaggaaaaagcgaaaaaaaaaaaaaaaaaaaaaagaacaattcATTCGCAGCTTCCACGAAAAATTTTCGCTCATAAACGATTTTGCTCATACATTCAATGGGGGTAGTTCCAGGGCCTATTCCGGGGAAGGGGCAAACCGTGCCGCACCCGGTGACCCAAAGGATGAGGCGTATGGTTCCTGCTCCTtgtcttccttttccattaCAAGTACCTCTTCCCAATCGAGTGGCCCCGACCTCTCGTCTGAAGACTCTGGAGAGTCCAACGGGACTAGCGTGCCAACTTGCGAAGAGAagcccaaagggggggataaCTCCATACGCGCATCATCAGCAGAGTTAGAAATTTCCGCTGCCTCgacctcctcctcttccgcgTCCGCTACCTTGGACACTTCCCCCCACGCGTCCACCTCCTCCgtgtcctcctcctcctacTGCTCGAACAGAACCGACGACGCCCCCTTTTACGGCCGCAGCCAAATAATCAAGTACCCCAGCAACATCTACCTGAACAGCAACTTGGCCTTCTCCTACCTCTACAGCTTTATAATACCGCACGAAGAACTGACGTTCCTGCATCTGATTCGGAGCCATTATGAGATTAGAACCTGTAGAGGCAAGCTCGCTAGGAAGAAACGGGGACAGGGGCTGTGGCAGAACCGGGGGCAATGGCAGAGTCTTCCCCCGACGAACAGCGAGCCGAAAAAACCTAACCCCATGAGGGGGGATTTACAAAACGGCATAGTTATGAGGAGCAGAACCTTTAGGGGAAAGTACCTAGGCAAGGACGTAGCTATTAAAGTGCTCGTAGGGAGAGTAAAAGACTTTTCCcaaattcacaaaattttttacaaactacACCTATTGAGACATGGAAATATTGCTTTAATGATGGGGGTGTCTATTCGCTACCCGttcgtttttataatttatgagtttttaaaaaacgccTGTTTATTTTCCTATCTTCATTGTGCTGGTGGTTATGCGAAGGACCTGTCGGGGAGGCAGCGTGAGGGTGGAGTGAGAACACCCCTTGGAAGTGCGAGCAGCATCAGCAGGGGAGGGGGCATATCGGCTCACGGCTCCCCGGGCAACAGTTCCACCTGCGATAGCTCCCCAGGGGGCACCTCCCCGAGCGACAACCCGACGTTCGAATCCCACAGTGGAAGAATCTCCACCCGCATGAGGAACAAATGTAATTCATTCGTATTGGAAAATGACCTGTTCTGTGGTGTGTGTGCagaggaaggagaggaaggaaaagaagcagaGGAAGCAGAGCAGCATGGCGGTGCTACCTCTGGGGAGAGCCCCCCATTACCTGCAAACAAACTTAACGCATCGGTGAAGAGCCCCCCCAAGGAATGGAACACACACCAGGGCAAATCAAAAGCACacatcgaaaaaataaacaaaaaaaggggaaagaaaaaaaaaaaattacacaccaaattatttttacaagaCCAAATTCAGCTGCACGAGCCGTACGCGTTTCCCCCGTTTGAGAAAGAACTCTCtttgtatgtaaaaaaacaaaaaaaaaaaaaaaaaaaaaaaattttatttagctACCCTCAAACGCAGCTTCATCTTAACCTCCCCGAGAGCCCCCTCAAAGAGGACAGACGACTAAGTGTCCAGCGGATACTCAAAATTACAAC CGACGTCACCCTCGCGTGTTCCTACTTGGAAAAGCACCTG AGTCACCCCATGAACCTCAAACCAACGAACATCCTCCTGGACGAAGCGCTGAACGCAAAAATCACCGACTTTGGAATCTGCGAAATTGAAAAGTGCCTCGACACGCATGTGGACCACTCGTATGTTGTTTACGCAAACGGGGTAACCACATTCGATGCTGCGTTAGCAGACAGGAAAGTACACAGGATGGAGTTTTCTAGGAACGCCTTCAACGACGTTCCCTTAAGCGACGTTCCCCTAAGCGACGTTCTGCGTGTTTATGATGATGAGGATAAGCTGCACCTGTATAGCACCGAACGAATAGTTGCTTCACCGAGCAGTGCCTACCCCTCCGTTTCGTTCTGGACCCCTCCGGAG ATTTTGAGAGGCCAGAGGGAAAAGCCCTTTTACGCGGATGTCTACGCGCTGGGAATTGTGCTCTGGGAAATG TTAACCCACAGTGTCCCTTTTAACTACCCGTTCAAGTCCCACCTGGTG GCCTCCGTCGGATATGCGAATGAAGAATTGACCTACGATGACATCCCAGAGCCTATTCAA ggGCTGATAAAATCGTGTGTCCACAGGAACATGTACAAAAGACCCACCTTTGGACACATTCTGGCGGTGCTCTCCCGGCTGTATGAAAAG GCAAATACAAAATGTGAGGATGCTCTCATGTCCTTTATGGATGGAACATAG
- a CDS encoding hypothetical protein, conserved (encoded by transcript PVX_091020A), protein MADSYENDEDVLQMIQQIKKITKESKRKFENEIDYLVEDTKTNLLTHVDDEKNCIKKEAEEKLNSYRENLIKYEKGINEKRRHYLKLKAELATVVNNYKKRMKDFNQETENFKQTYEREKKELEDLEDREWSELNTHCVELLSKTKSNICATKNETNKKLRKVLNSIM, encoded by the exons ATGGCCGACTCGTACGAAAACGACGAGGACGTCCTCCAAATGATacagcaaataaaaaaaataacgaaggAGAGCAAACGCAAGTTTGAAAACGAAATCGACTACTTGGTGGAGGACACCAAGACCAACCTGCTGACCCACGTGGACGATGAGAAGAATtgcattaaaaaggaagcggaGGAGAAGCTAAACAGCTATCGGGAAAACCTCATAAAATATGAGAAGGGCATAAACGAGAAGAGGCGCCACTACCTCAAGCTCAAGGCGGAGCTGGCCACGGTGGTCAACAACTACAAGAAGCGGATGAAG GACTTCAACCAGGAAACGGAAAACTTCAAGCAGACGTACGAGCgggagaaaaaggagttgGAGGACCTGGAGGACAGGGAGTGGTCCGAACTGAACACCCACTGCGTAGAGCTTTTAAGCAAAACCAAATCGAACATCTGCGCCACCAAAAATGAGACGAATAAAAAGCTTAGGAAGGTCCTTAACTCGATCATGTAG